The DNA segment GAACCGCGCCTCGTCGGAGCCGCGCACCGCACCGCCCAGCGGGTGCTCGCCTCCCGCAGCGCCGCCGGCATGGTGCTGCGCGGCTACGACCGCAGGCGCGAGTACTGGGAGCGGATGCACCACGAGCTGGACATCATCGCCTTCCACGGCCACGCCTCTTACTTCCTGACCGTCGCCCGGGTCGTGGACGACGTGAAGGAGATGGGCATCCGGGTCGCGGCCCGCGGCTCCGGCGCGGGGTCCCTCGTCAACCATCTGCTGGGCATCGCCAACGCGGACCCCGTCGAGCACGGGCTGCTGATGGAGCGCTTCCTCTCCCGGCGCAGGCTCGCGCTGCCCGACATCGACATCGACGTCGAGTCGGCCCGCAGGCTCGACGTCTACCGCGCGATCATCGGCCGCTTCGGCGCCGAGCGGGTCGCCACCGTGGCCATGCCGGAGACCTACCGGGTGCGCCACGCGATACGGGACGTGGGCGCCGCCCTGTCCATGGACCCGGCGGAGACCGACCGGCTCGCCAAGGCCTTCCCGCACATCCGCGCCCGCGACGCCCGCGCCGCGATGGCGGAACTTCCCGAACTGCGCGCCGTGGCAGAGGAGTCGAAGCGGGACGGCGGGAAGTACGGACGGCTGTGGGAGCTGGTCGAGGGGCTCGACGCGCTGCCGCGCGGAATCGCCATGCACCCGTGCGGGGTGCTGCTCTCCGACGCCTCCCTGCTGCGGCGCACGCCGGTGATGCCGACCAGCGGCGAGGGCTTCCCGATGTCCCAGTTCGACAAGGAGGACGTGGAGGACCTGGGGCTGCTGAAGCTCGATGTGCTGGGGGTGCGGATGCAGTCCGCGATGGCCCACGCCGTCGCCGAGATCGGCCGGGCCACGGGGGAGCGCCTCGACCTGGACGACCCCGCGCAGGTGCCCGCCGGCGACCCCGCGACGTACGGACTCATCCGCTCCACCGAGACGCTGGGCTGCTTCCAGATCGAATCACCCGGCCAACGCGACCTGGTGGGACGGCTGCAGCCCGCCACCTTCGACGATCTGGTCGTCGACATCTCGCTCTTCAGGCCGGGGCCGGTCGCCGCCGACATGGTGCGGCCCTTCATCGAAGCCCGGCACGGCCGGGCCCCGGTGCGCTTCCCGCACCCCGATCTGGCGGAGGCGCTGAGCGCCACGTACGGGGTCGTCGTCTTCCACGAGCAGATCATCGAGATCCTGCGGATCATGACGGGCTGCGGCCGGGACGAGGCGGACCAGGCGCGGCGCCGGCTGTCCGACCCCGAGTGGCAGGGGCGGATCCGCGCCTGGTTCACCGGGACGACCGCGGAACGGGGCTACGCGCCCGAAGTCACCGCGCGCACCTGGGAGATCATCGAGGCGTTCGGCGCGTACGGCTTCTGCAAGGCGCACGCGGTGGCCTTCGCCGTGCCGACGTACCAGTCCGCCTGGCTCAAGGCGCACCATCCCGCGGCCTTCTACGCGGGGCTGCTCACCCACGATCCGGGGATGTATCCGAAGCGGCTGCTGCTGGCGGACGCGCGGCGGCGCGGGGTCCCGGTGCTGCCGCTGGATGTGAACCGGTCGGCGGTCGCACACCGTATCGAACTGGTGTCCGGTACTTTTGGCGTCCGTCTCGCACTGTCCGACGTCCACGGCATCAGCGAGGCCGAGGCCGGACGGATCGAGGCCGGGCAGCCCTACTCCTCGCTGCTGGACTTCTGGCAGCGCGCCCGGCCGGGGAAGCCGGTCGCCCAACGGCTCGCCCAGGTCGGCGCGCTGGACGCGTTCGGCGCGAACCGCAGGGACCTGCTGCTGCACATCTCCGAGCTGCACGCGGGCAGCGGCGGGTCCGCGCACAGCGGCCAACTCGCCCTGGGCGAGGGGCGGAAGACGGCTCCGGCCGGGCTGCCCGACCTCAGCGACACCGAGCGGCTCAGCGCCGAGCTCGGCATCCTCGGCATGGACTCGTCGCGCCACCTGATGGAGGACCACTACGCCTTCCTGAAGGAACTGGGCGCACTCTCCGCCCAGCGGCTGCGCTCCGCCGAGCACGGGCAGAGTGTCCTGGTCGCGGGCGCCAAGGCCGCCACCCAGACCCCGCCGGTACGCTCCGGGCGCCGGGTCGTCTTCACCACCCTGGACGACGGCACGGGCCTGGTCGACCTCGCCTTCTTCGACGACAGCCACGCCGCGTGCGCGTACACCGTCTTCCACTCCTGGCTGCTGCTGGTGCGCGGAGTCGTGCAGCGGCGCGGGCCGCGCAGCCTCAGCGTGGTCGGCTCGGCGGCCTGGAATCTGGCCGACCTGGTGGAACTGCGGCGTACGGGCGGCCTTGAGGCCGTCGCCGCCGCCCTGGCCGCGCCCGCACCCGGCGGCCAGGAGGAGCCCGGCGGCGACGGCCGCCGTATCCAGCTCTCCACCGGCTACGAGATGAACCCCTGGGCGGACCTCAGGCCCGCCGGGGACCCGAACGCCACCGGGCGCAAGCTCTGGCACTCCAGCCAGGGGAGCGCGGGATGATCCTCTCCGTACGGTTCACGCCCGAGGCCCTGCCGCTCGACCTGATCGAGGACCTCACCCCGGTGGTCCAGGCCTTCCCGCCCGACGCCGCGCTCATCGATGTGCGCGGAGCGCAGCGGTACTTCGGGCGGAACGCCACCGAACTCGCCGCGCTGCTGCGGGTACGGGCGCTCGCGCACCACGGCCTCGACTGCGCGATCGGGGTGGGCGCCAATCCGCTGCTGGCCCGGATGGCCGCACGGGAGGCCCGGCCGGGGACGACGCTGGTGGCCGGTGACGCCCGGGAGTTCCTCGCGGACAAACCGGCCGCCGCGCTCCAGGGGGTCGGGCCGAAGCTGGCCCGCGCCCTCTGCTCGTACGGACTCGACTCCATCGGCAGGATCGCCGCCGCGCCCCTCGCCACCCTCCAGCGGATCGCCGGAGCGCGCGCGGGGCGCGAACTCCAGGAGCGGGCGCGCGGTATCGACCGTACGCGGGTCGTGCCGAACGCCGCCGCCCGCTCGACCTCGTCCGAACGCTCCTTCCCCCGCGACGAACTGGACCGCGACCGGCAGCGCGGGGCCCTGCTCTCGCTCACCGGGGAACTGGGCGCCCGGATGCGCCGTGAGGGACAGGTGTGCGGCTCGCTGACGCTCACCGTGCGGTACGCCGACCGGTCCACCACCACCCGCGGCCGCACCCTGCACGAGCGCACCGCGCACTCGGCCGCGCTCACCGCCGCGGCGTACGCGATCCACGACTCGCTCGGGCTCCAGCGCGCCAGGGTGCGCGGGATCGCGCTGCGCGCCGAGGGGCTGACCCCGGCCGAGCACGCCGCCCATCAGCTGATGTTCGACCCCGCCGACGACAAGGCACGCCGGATCGAGGCGGTCGCCGACCGGGCGCGGGCACGGTTCGGGCCCGGGGCGATCGTGCCGGGGACGCTGGCCACGCAGGACCGGCGACACACCTGCCGTACGGAGCGGTCCGCACGGCGGCCCGCTGTACGGTGATCGCGAAGATCGGTTTCTGATCCTCCATCAGTTCTTTACCCGCGCGTAACTTCCCCCGCTACCTTACTCGCGCGTAATTTGGCGTGAGCAGAACATTCTTGTGGTCCGGGCCGCAGGGCGAACATCCGTCGTCACTCCCTTGAGTCGCAAGGAGATCACTCGATGATGCCCTGGAAGCGTGCGCTCGGAGCCCTCCCCGCACTGGCGCTGGCGGTCACGGCCGCCGCGGTCCCCGCCGCCACGACGGCGCAGGCCGCCGCCCCCAGCAGCGGATGGAACAACTACTCCTGCAAACCGTCGGCTGCCCACCCCCGGCCGGTCGTCCTCGTCCCCGGCACTCTCGGGAACGCGACCGACAACTGGCTGGTGCTCGCCCCGTACCTCGTCGACCGCGGCTACTGCGTCTTCTCCCTCGACTACGGACAGCTCCCCGGCGAGACCCTCTTCGACGGGCTCGCCCCGATCGAGCAGTCGGCCGCCCAGCTCTCCGCCTTCGTCGACAAGGTGCTCGCGGCGACCGGCACCCCGAAGGCCGACATCGTCGGCCACTCGCAGGGCGGCATGATGCCGAACTACTACATCAAGTTCCTCGGCGGGGCGGCCAAGGTGAACTCGATGACCGGCATCGCCCCCGACAACCACGGCACCACCCTGTCGGGCCTCACCAAACTCCTGCCGTACTTCCCCGGCGCCGCCGACATCCTCAAGAAGGGCGCACCGGGCCTCACGGACCAGGTCGCCGGCTCGCCCTTCGTCACCAAGCTCAACTCGGTGCCCGACACGGTGCCCGGCGTGCACTACACCGTCATCGCCACCAAGTACGACGAGGTGGTGACCCCCTACAAGACGCAGTTCCTCAGCGGCCCGGACGTCAACAACGTGCTGCTCCAGGACAAGTGCGCCGCCGACCTCTCCGAGCACGTCACCATCGGTCTGACCGACAAGATCGCCTACCACGAGGTCGCCAACGCCCTCGACCCCGCGCACGCCACCCCCACCACCTGCGCCTCCGCCGTCGGTTAGGGCGCAGAACGGCGGGGCGCCCCCTCCCGTCCCCGGGCGGGAGGGAACACCGGGCCGGAACACGGTCAGCGGTTCGCCGGGCCCGCCTTGCGGCGGACGCCCGCGAACAGGGCGGCGGCGCCGATCGCCACGGCGGCCGCGCCGGCCATCGCGAGATACGGGGTACCGCTGTCGCCGCCGGTCTCGGCGAGGTGCTCGCCGCCTGCCGTGACCGGGGCCGCCCGGCCGCCCTGCGCCTGCGGCGTGTCCGTACCTCCTGTGGTGCCCGGGGCGGCACCCGCGGCAGCACTCGCAGTGGCCTCGCCGGCCGGTTTCATGGCCCCGGTGCCGTGGTGCACCGGCATGCTGGACCTGTCCGCCCCGTCAGCGATCTCCTGCTCGGTCGGGGCGGAGGCGGTGGGCGCGGCGGCCGGGCCGCCCATGGAGCCTGCCGACTGGCCGAAGACCACGTCGGAGCAGGTGTAGAAGGCCTCCGCGCTGTCCGAACGCTGCCAGACCGAGTAGATCAGCTGACGGCCTGTCCGCTGGGGGACCGTGCCGTCGAAGACCTACTCACCGCCCTTCAGCTCCGGGTCCGTGGCCTGGGCGAAGGGCTCCGGCTCCAGATCGGACCACGTCAGCGGCCGGGTGGGGTCGTAGCCCGCCTTCGTGATGTACAGCGCGAAGGTGCCCTTGTGCGGTGCGGTGGCCCGGTAGTGGAAGGTGTGGCTGCCCGCCGCCATCTTCGTGGACGGCCAGTCGTCGCGCGGCAGATCGAGGCCCTTGTACTCGTCCTTGCCCGCGCTGCACAGCTTGCCGTCGGGGACGCGCTCCTTCGACTTCCCCCCGGCGCCGGCCATGTTGACCGCGTTCCAGTCGTACAGGGCCTGCGAGCCGCCCGCCGTGACGGCGGCCCTGCACGCGGGGGAGTCCGGGCTCTCGGGTCCTTCCGCGTAGCAGGCGGCGACCCGGCTGACCGGGTCCGTCATCGAACCGTGGGCGGCGGCCGGAGTGGCGGCCAGCCCGGTCAGCGCGAGCGGCACGATGCCGGCAGCGGCGATACCGGCGGCCTTGCGGCGAACGGTCATCAGGACGTACTCCTTCGGCGAACGGGTGCGTGGGGGTGCCGGCGCACGGGGTGGACCCCGGCCCGGCGTTCAGCACGCTAGCCCGCCGGAACTGCGGAAACGCCGCCGGAGACGGCCTGTTGGCGATCTTTATGACGCGGTTAAGGAGCCGCTGAGTGACGGTTAAGAACGCGTTGTATACGAACGCGCCGGTGCGGGGGAAACAGGCGCCGCGCCCGCCGTACGGCTGCGAACTCCCCGAGCACCGCACGGAGATACACGTGTGTCTCGCCGGGCATGTGATCAGCCGGATTGGCGGTGGGAACTGAGAGCATCGGATCATGACGATCAACTGGGATGCCGCCGCCGCCACCTTCGACGAGGAGGCCGACCACGGCCTGCGCGACACCGGGGTGCGCGACGCATGGGCGGCGCGGCTGAAGAGATGGCTGCCGGGGGAGCGGGCCGAGATCCTCGACGTCGGCTGCGGCACGGGCAGCCTCGCCCTGCTCGCCGCCGGGCAGGGGCACCGGGTCACCGCGGTCGACCTCTCCCCCCGGATGGCCGAGCGGGCGCGGACCAAACTGGCCGGTGCGGACGCCGAGGTGCTGGTGGGCGACGCGGCACTGCCGCCTGTCGGGGAGCGGACCTTCGACGTGGTGCTGGCCCGCCATGTGGTCTGGCTGCTGCCCGACTTCGAGGCGGCGCTCAAGCACTGGTGCTCACTGCTCAACCCGGGCGGGCGGCTGGTGCTGGTGGAGGGCGTCCGGGGCGGCGTCGGGCTCTCCGCCGGCCAGTTGATGGCGGCTCTCGACCCGCTCACCGAGTCCGTGCACCACGAACTGCTCTCGGCCGACCCGGCTCTCTGGGGCAAAGAGGTCGACGACGAGCGTTATGTCCTGGTGGCGCTGGCCTGAGACGGCTGAGGAGGGGTGGTGGGGGCCGGGCGGACGAACCCCGGCCCCCGGCTTCGCCGTACGGTCAGGCGTGCGGCAACCGGCCGCGGGCGGCGAGCAGTTCGAGCTCGTCCAAGGCCTGTACAGCCTGCCGTGCCGCCTCCGGGTCCCGCCCGGCGAGACCGCTCGCCTCGAACTCGTCCTCGTCCAGCCGGAGAATCCCGGCCCCGTCCACCGACACCCACAGGTCGAGGTCCAGATCCTCCACGACCAGTTCACCTCCGCGCACCTCGGCCGGCCGGGTCACGTCGCAGTACCAGCCCTTGAGCTCCCCGGCTCCGGTCCGGACCTCCTTGACCGCGTACCACCGGTCGCGCCAGTAGTGCTCGGTGAACACGTCACCGGGTTCGAACCGTACGAACCCGAAGTCCCGTACGCCCGCGCCGGCCCACTCCGCCCGGACGGTCACCCTGGTGCCGTCGTCGGAGACCACCGTCGCCGGATAGCGGATCTTGGTGCTGCCCGCTTTCAGCAGGACGACCGTGAGCTCGGCCGGACTCCCTGACATGCCGTACCTCCGTCGCGCGGATCCCGTAGGTCCTGTCCGGACCCTTGTCCGACCGAGGTCGCAGATTACGGGCGGACACCGGCGGGCCGCCTCCCCTTTTCGGCCGGGTGCCGCCCTGAGGGCCGTCCTCCGTGGGGGAGAATCGCGGGGTGACTCTGAAGATCGCCATTGATACGGATGCCGCCACCGCCCCGTACGAGCAGCTGAGGGCCCAGATCGCCGGACAGGCCCGCTCGGGGAAGCTTCCCGCGGGGTACCGGCTGCCGACGGTGCGGGGCCTGGCCGAGGAGCTCGGCCTCGCCGCGAACACGGTCGCCAAGTCGTACCGGGCGCTGGAGGCGGACGGGGTGATCGAGACGCGCGGGCGCAACGGCACCTTCGTGGCGGCCGCCGGTGACGCGGCGGAACGCGAGGCGGCGGAGGCGGCACGGACCTTCGCCGAGCGCGCCCTCCGGCTGGGCCTCGCTCCGGATGCGGCCCGGACCGCGGTCGACGACGCGCTGCGGGCGGTCTACGGAAAGTAGCCCGGGCGGCGGAGGACGCGCGCGCCGATCCCGTACGGGTCACGCGGGCCCCGTACAGGTCACGCGTATCCCTTACAGGTACAGCCCCGCGTCCACGCCCCGTTCCTGCGCGGGGACGGACGCCGGGCCCGCGCCCCGCCGCAGCGCGTACAGCTCGGCGAGCGTGGTGCCGTCCCGGCCCACGCCCTCCTCGGTGCCCAGCCACGCCGTCGACTCCGAGCGGGTCAGCGGGCCGACCTCGATCCGGGCCAGGCAGCGGCCCGGGCGCACCACGGCGGGATGCAGCCGCTCCAGGTCCTCGTTGGTGGTGACGCCCACCAGGACGTTGCGGCCCTGGCCCAGCAGCCCGTCCGTGAGGTTCAGCAGCCGCGACAGCGCCTGCCCCGCGGTGTGCTTGGCCTCGCCGCGGATCAGCTCGTCGCAGTCCTCTAGGAGCAGCAGCCGCCAGCGGCCCTTCGCCGAGCCGTCGTCCTCGCCGATGGCGATGTCCATCAGGTAGCCGACGTCGTTGAACAGCCGCTCCGGGTCGAGCACGCAGTCCACCTGGCACCAGTCGCGCCAGGACCGGGCCAGAGTGCGCAGCGCCGATGTCTTCCCGGTGCCGGGCGGACCGTGCAGCAGGAGCAGCCGGCCCGAGATGTCGTCGGGGGTGACCTTCATCAGGCCGTCCAGCGCATCGGCCACCGGTGCGGTGTAGTTGGCCCGCACCTCCTCCCAGGTGCCGGCCGCGATCTGCCGGGTGGTGCGGTGCGGACCGCGGCGCGGGGAGACGTACCAGAACCCCATGGCGACGTTCTCGGGCTGCGGTTCGGGCTCGTCCTGCGCGTCGTCCGTCGACTGCTTCAGTACCTTCGCCGCCAGCTCCTCGCTGACCG comes from the Streptomyces sp. NBC_01471 genome and includes:
- a CDS encoding DNA polymerase III subunit alpha, whose translation is MPGFTHLHTVSGFSLRYGASHPERLAERAAERGMDAIALTDRDTLAGTVRFAKACAAAGVRPLFGARLAVGGRARAEGPTHRMRAPVRGGAFVDESAPRATFLARDGAQGWAALCRLVTAAHAGGERPLLPWDENHGDGLAVLLGPDSDVGRALAAGRPDRAAVLLGPWREVHGDALRLEAVHHGLGGTGPGSLRLAARTLGFAAEQGVRPVLTNAVRYADQGQGPVADVLDAARRLVPVDPRKGLDSGERWLKDAGEMFRTAERIAEAAGFRRDTAHRLIDETQTLAASCSVDAEDDLGMGTVHFPEPRLVGAAHRTAQRVLASRSAAGMVLRGYDRRREYWERMHHELDIIAFHGHASYFLTVARVVDDVKEMGIRVAARGSGAGSLVNHLLGIANADPVEHGLLMERFLSRRRLALPDIDIDVESARRLDVYRAIIGRFGAERVATVAMPETYRVRHAIRDVGAALSMDPAETDRLAKAFPHIRARDARAAMAELPELRAVAEESKRDGGKYGRLWELVEGLDALPRGIAMHPCGVLLSDASLLRRTPVMPTSGEGFPMSQFDKEDVEDLGLLKLDVLGVRMQSAMAHAVAEIGRATGERLDLDDPAQVPAGDPATYGLIRSTETLGCFQIESPGQRDLVGRLQPATFDDLVVDISLFRPGPVAADMVRPFIEARHGRAPVRFPHPDLAEALSATYGVVVFHEQIIEILRIMTGCGRDEADQARRRLSDPEWQGRIRAWFTGTTAERGYAPEVTARTWEIIEAFGAYGFCKAHAVAFAVPTYQSAWLKAHHPAAFYAGLLTHDPGMYPKRLLLADARRRGVPVLPLDVNRSAVAHRIELVSGTFGVRLALSDVHGISEAEAGRIEAGQPYSSLLDFWQRARPGKPVAQRLAQVGALDAFGANRRDLLLHISELHAGSGGSAHSGQLALGEGRKTAPAGLPDLSDTERLSAELGILGMDSSRHLMEDHYAFLKELGALSAQRLRSAEHGQSVLVAGAKAATQTPPVRSGRRVVFTTLDDGTGLVDLAFFDDSHAACAYTVFHSWLLLVRGVVQRRGPRSLSVVGSAAWNLADLVELRRTGGLEAVAAALAAPAPGGQEEPGGDGRRIQLSTGYEMNPWADLRPAGDPNATGRKLWHSSQGSAG
- a CDS encoding DUF402 domain-containing protein; this encodes MSGSPAELTVVLLKAGSTKIRYPATVVSDDGTRVTVRAEWAGAGVRDFGFVRFEPGDVFTEHYWRDRWYAVKEVRTGAGELKGWYCDVTRPAEVRGGELVVEDLDLDLWVSVDGAGILRLDEDEFEASGLAGRDPEAARQAVQALDELELLAARGRLPHA
- a CDS encoding DUF5925 domain-containing protein; this translates as MSANPEASLPIRLNVDDSDSPSDVVDALFLGRFATGEQPYSHSSSIDRVKKGLTLLPPGATVLRAARDDDRSATLAEGEGWTLLVSRWNRGADVTVTAVSEELAAKVLKQSTDDAQDEPEPQPENVAMGFWYVSPRRGPHRTTRQIAAGTWEEVRANYTAPVADALDGLMKVTPDDISGRLLLLHGPPGTGKTSALRTLARSWRDWCQVDCVLDPERLFNDVGYLMDIAIGEDDGSAKGRWRLLLLEDCDELIRGEAKHTAGQALSRLLNLTDGLLGQGRNVLVGVTTNEDLERLHPAVVRPGRCLARIEVGPLTRSESTAWLGTEEGVGRDGTTLAELYALRRGAGPASVPAQERGVDAGLYL
- a CDS encoding GntR family transcriptional regulator, which encodes MTLKIAIDTDAATAPYEQLRAQIAGQARSGKLPAGYRLPTVRGLAEELGLAANTVAKSYRALEADGVIETRGRNGTFVAAAGDAAEREAAEAARTFAERALRLGLAPDAARTAVDDALRAVYGK
- a CDS encoding alpha/beta fold hydrolase, whose amino-acid sequence is MMPWKRALGALPALALAVTAAAVPAATTAQAAAPSSGWNNYSCKPSAAHPRPVVLVPGTLGNATDNWLVLAPYLVDRGYCVFSLDYGQLPGETLFDGLAPIEQSAAQLSAFVDKVLAATGTPKADIVGHSQGGMMPNYYIKFLGGAAKVNSMTGIAPDNHGTTLSGLTKLLPYFPGAADILKKGAPGLTDQVAGSPFVTKLNSVPDTVPGVHYTVIATKYDEVVTPYKTQFLSGPDVNNVLLQDKCAADLSEHVTIGLTDKIAYHEVANALDPAHATPTTCASAVG